The following coding sequences are from one Lolium rigidum isolate FL_2022 chromosome 6, APGP_CSIRO_Lrig_0.1, whole genome shotgun sequence window:
- the LOC124659776 gene encoding la-related protein 1A isoform X1, translating into MEEPNVGGGAGAAPEVVADPGGPAASPWRKTTPPPLAGDAAVMGADSWPALDEARQKVEPAGKPVSANAGGGDLAPPSPTQVSNRMHKFDGHHGNINKSHQAHHKNGPKRRPPGANDAPSYPAPMPYHQHPGQPFFYPVLQNPMMLHDYPYQPFAVPVPNRDPNVGKSGFENATPPFVSVDQVGGNEGNRPMPPQTRGDPHAWRPAVGTHGARPHSGVEGRGHFNHNWHNPRAFGTSENPSVPHGVGPRTFVRPMAHLPPTLGYMNGPSFPGPMPPMYYYMPAPPMEAMRGPPRFVQNQPAPPPVLSPEAAELRAKILTQVEYYFSDTNLDRDGFLKSLMDDHGWVAISKVADFNRLKRITTDVHLIVDALASSSLLEVQDDKIRRRSDWSKWVSLSGTSVQSPSSTASMDNTMVESNTGSFSNQDAYSEDQKSQPHPQDIKSNINVIGTDAIVPDEQLRNNVHSSSLNKNFSAIAIGGKPKSICTSSVNSRTHEASFRTGDVKVRKVNTKMKVPDSQSKRGFCNDLQNESPSFSGDQSTFMLDEELELEHAEHSRDDIYSHKRVDDEDDDFFVDDQEVNRLIIVTQDTRSEKDDRTSSSISQAFSTEEASKINDALYYYESVHDRHTNNQRSSQADAADMDSKSGGAKGNHVSIGTNGIEEGGQPIPRRRQNKGNRKTHTSHKQRFFAGNFATSPNSRSHYGGISESPPSNSIGYFYGSTPENHSSYRSSKLSSSPHGIPTGSSPIGSVPKSFPPFQHPSHQLLEKNKFQQQRYNKFKNRCIAERKKLGIGLSEEMNSLYRFWSYYLRESFNEDMYKHFKNFAVDDATASYRYGLECLFRFYSYGLEKNFQRNVYEDFEQLTLEFYQKGDLYGLEKYWAFHHFRKQDSSPINKHPELERLLKEEFRTIEDFKARRAAQKEAGVSSSKSGAVASHSKAEAK; encoded by the exons ATGGAGGAGCCGAATGTGGGCGGAGGGGCCGgtgcggcgccggaggtggtagcGGATCCGGGCGGCCCCGCCGCCTCGCCGTGGAGGAAGACCACGCCGCCGCCCCTGGCCGGGGACGCGGCGGTCATGGGGGCCGACTCGTGGCCCGCGCTGGACGAGGCCAGGCAGAAGGTCGAGCCCGCGGGGAAGCCTGTGTCGGCCAATGCTGGCGGCGGCGACCTGGCGCCCCCATCTCCAACGCAG GTGTCTAACCGTATGCACAAGTTCGATGGCCACCACGGAAATATCAACAAGAGTCACCAAGCACATCATAAAAATGGGCCCAAGAGACGCCCCCCTGGTGCAAATGATGCACCATCATACCCGGCACCAATGCCGTATCACCAACATCCAGGGCAGCCTTTTTTTTACCCTGTTCTCCAAAATCCGATGATGCTACACGACTATCCATACCAGCCTTTTGCTGTTCCGGTCCCAAATCGTGACCCAAATGTTGGCAAGTCTGGATTCGAAAATGCTACACCTCCTTTTGTTTCAGTTGATCAAGTTGGTGGCAATGAAGGTAACAGGCCAATGCCTCCACAGACAAGAGGAGACCCTCATGCTTGGCGTCCTGCTGTTGGTACTCATGGTGCTAGGCCCCATTCTGGCGTTGAAGGCCGTGGACATTTTAACCACAATTGGCATAATCCCCGGGCATTTGGTACGAGTGAAAACCCAAGTGTACCACATGGTGTTGGGCCAAGAACTTTTGTCAGACCAATGGCTCATCTGCCCCCTACTCTTGGGTACATGAATGGGCCGTCGTTCCCTG GGCCTATGCCTCCCATGTATTATTACATGCCTGCTCCACCCATGGAGGCAATGAGAGGTCCACCACGTTTTGTCCAAAATCAACCAGCTCCTCCACCTGTTTTATCTCCTGAAGCGGCTGAGTTAAGAGCTAAAATATTAACTCAAGTGGAGTACTACTTTAG TGATACTAATCTGGATCGTGATGGTTTCTTGAAATCTCTAATGGACGATCATGGCTGGGTTGCAATTTCAAAAGTTGCAGACTTCAATAGA CTGAAGAGAATTACGACGGATGTCCATCTCATCGTAGATGCATTGGCAAGCTCAAGTCTTCTAGAAGTTCAG GATGACAAGATAAGGAGGCGCTCTGATTGGTCAAAGTGGGTTTCTTTATCTGGAACATCTGTTCAGAGTCCATCATCTACTGCCAGTATGGATAATACCATGGTTGAGAGCAATACTGGCAGCTTCTCAAATCAGGATGCTTATTCTGAAGATCAAAAGAGCCAGCCTCATCCTCAAGATATTAAAAGCAACATAAATGTTATTGGTACTGACGCAATAGTTCCTGATGAACAGCTACGTAACAATGTACATAGCTCTTCATTGAATAAGAACTTCTCTGCCATCGCTATTGGTGGAAAGCCCAAGAGCATTTGCACATCCTCTGTGAATTCACGCACACATGAAGCTTCTTTTAGAACTGGTGATGTTAAAGTTCGGAAAGTAAACACAAAGATGAAAGTACCTGATTCTCAAAGCAAAAGAGGTTTCTGTAATGATTTGCAAAATGAATCCCCTAGCTTCAGTGGGGATCAAAGCACATTCATGCTTGATGAGGAACTAGAATTGGAACATGCGGAACATTCACGCGATGATATCTATTCACACAAAAG ggttgatgatgaggatgacgatTTTTTTGTTGACGACCAAGAAGTGAATAGGCTAATAATCGTTACGCAG GATACTAGATCAGAAAAGGACGACAGAACTTCCTCTAGTATATCTCAAGCATTTTCAACAGAGGAAGCATCAAAAATAAATGATGCCTTATATTATTATGAG AGTGTACATGATCGGCACACTAATAATCAGAGGAGTTCCCAGGCTGATGCTGCAGACATggattctaaatctggtggagcaAAAGGGAACCATGTTAGCATTGGAACTAATGGTATTGAAGAAGGTGGACAACCTATCCCGCGTAGGCGGCAAAATAAAGGCAATAGGAAGACGCACACCTCACATAAACAGAGGTTCTTTGCTGGTAATTTTGCGACTAGTCCCAATAGCAGATCTCACTATGGTGGTATATCAGAAAGCCCCCCAAGCAATTCAattggatatttctatggatctaCTCCAGAAAATCACAG TAGCTATAGAAGTTCAAAGCTGAGCTCGTCTCCTCATGGAATTCCAACTGGGAGCTCACCTATTGGTTCCGTGCCTAAATCTTTCCCACCGTTTCAGCACCCAAGTCATCAGCTACTGGAGAAAAATAAATTCCAACAACAAAG GTACAATAAGTTCAAAAATCGATGCATCGCTGAACGTAAGAAGTTAGGAATCGGGTTGAGCGAG GAAATGAATTCGCTCTATCGTTTTTGGTCATACTATCTGAGAGAGAGTTTTAATGAAGATATGTACAAGCATTTTAAGAACTTCGCAGTAGATGATGCAACAGCAAGTTACAGATATGGACTTGAGTGTCTCTTCAGATTTTATAG TTATGGTTTGGAAAAGAACTTCCAGCGTAATGTATATGAAGATTTTGAGCAGCTGACACTTGAGTTCTACCAGAAGGGTGATCTTTATGGACTTGAAAAATACTG GGCGTTTCATCATTTCCGAAAGCAGGATAGCAGCCCAATAAATAAGCATCCAGAGTTGGAGAGGCTCCTAAAGGAGGAGTTCCGAACCATCGAGGACTTCAAGGCACGGCGTGCGGCACAGAAAGAAGCCGGTGTTAGTAGCAGCAAGAGTGGAGCGGTGGCAAGCCATAGCAAGGCTGAGGCTAAGTAG
- the LOC124668343 gene encoding RING-H2 finger protein ATL5-like: MVEVTSALISVLFAVFSLPCLLLIVVVAEAVVRLAALAVRGDGYMWPSRSAFLGYRIARAGHLSYSSSSSSSAVSGGGGGFFQQDESLPPEFLDLLAVAVYRKGTDAAVDCVFCLSRIDEGEEVRELRCRHVFHRECLDAWLLRPRATCPLCRDRLLPSEPPRACARAFDDDEIYVEDEEHEDLSSSSSSSSYAAGASYPHGAALWHM; the protein is encoded by the coding sequence ATGGTGGAGGTAACCAGTGCGCTCATCTCCGTCCTCTTCGCCGTCTTCTCGCTCCCCtgcctcctcctcatcgtcgtcgtggcCGAGGCCGTCGTCCGCCTCGCCGCACTCGCGGTCCGCGGCGACGGGTACATGTGGCCCTCGCGGTCCGCGTTCCTCGGCTACCGCATCGCGCGCGCCGGCCACCTTTCCTattcgtcgtcttcatcctcctccgccgtgtccggcggcggcggcggcttcttcCAGCAGGACGAGTCTCTGCCGCCCGAGTTCCTGGACCTCCTCGCCGTCGCGGTGTACCGCAAAGGGACGGACGCGGCCGTGGACTGCGTGTTCTGCCTGTCGCGGATCGACGAGGGCGAGGAGGTGCGCGAGCTCCGGTGCCGCCACGTCTTCCACCGCGAGTGCCTCGACGCCTGGCTCCTCCGCCCGCGCGCCACCTGCCCGCTCTGCCGCGACCGCCTCCTCCCCTCCGAGCCTCCCCGCGCCTGCGCCCGCGCATTCGACGACGACGAAATCTACGTCGAAGACGAAGAGCACGAggacctctcctcctcctcctcctcctcctcgtacgcCGCCGGCGCCTCCTACCCCCACGGCGCCGCGCTGTGGCACATGTAA
- the LOC124659776 gene encoding la-related protein 1A isoform X2 codes for MEEPNVGGGAGAAPEVVADPGGPAASPWRKTTPPPLAGDAAVMGADSWPALDEARQKVEPAGKPVSANAGGGDLAPPSPTQVSNRMHKFDGHHGNINKSHQAHHKNGPKRRPPGANDAPSYPAPMPYHQHPGQPFFYPVLQNPMMLHDYPYQPFAVPVPNRDPNVGKSGFENATPPFVSVDQVGGNEGNRPMPPQTRGDPHAWRPAVGTHGARPHSGVEGRGHFNHNWHNPRAFGTSENPSVPHGVGPRTFVRPMAHLPPTLGYMNGPSFPGPMPPMYYYMPAPPMEAMRGPPRFVQNQPAPPPVLSPEAAELRAKILTQVEYYFSDTNLDRDGFLKSLMDDHGWVAISKVADFNRLKRITTDVHLIVDALASSSLLEVQDDKIRRRSDWSKWVSLSGTSVQSPSSTASMDNTMVESNTGSFSNQDAYSEDQKSQPHPQDIKSNINVIGTDAIVPDEQLRNNVHSSSLNKNFSAIAIGGKPKSICTSSVNSRTHEASFRTGDVKVRKVNTKMKVPDSQSKRGFCNDLQNESPSFSGDQSTFMLDEELELEHAEHSRDDIYSHKRVDDEDDDFFVDDQEVNRLIIVTQDTRSEKDDRTSSSISQAFSTEEASKINDALYYYESVHDRHTNNQRSSQADAADMDSKSGGAKGNHVSIGTNGIEEGGQPIPRRRQNKGNRKTHTSHKQRFFAGNFATSPNSRSHYGGISESPPSNSIGYFYGSTPENHSYRSSKLSSSPHGIPTGSSPIGSVPKSFPPFQHPSHQLLEKNKFQQQRYNKFKNRCIAERKKLGIGLSEEMNSLYRFWSYYLRESFNEDMYKHFKNFAVDDATASYRYGLECLFRFYSYGLEKNFQRNVYEDFEQLTLEFYQKGDLYGLEKYWAFHHFRKQDSSPINKHPELERLLKEEFRTIEDFKARRAAQKEAGVSSSKSGAVASHSKAEAK; via the exons ATGGAGGAGCCGAATGTGGGCGGAGGGGCCGgtgcggcgccggaggtggtagcGGATCCGGGCGGCCCCGCCGCCTCGCCGTGGAGGAAGACCACGCCGCCGCCCCTGGCCGGGGACGCGGCGGTCATGGGGGCCGACTCGTGGCCCGCGCTGGACGAGGCCAGGCAGAAGGTCGAGCCCGCGGGGAAGCCTGTGTCGGCCAATGCTGGCGGCGGCGACCTGGCGCCCCCATCTCCAACGCAG GTGTCTAACCGTATGCACAAGTTCGATGGCCACCACGGAAATATCAACAAGAGTCACCAAGCACATCATAAAAATGGGCCCAAGAGACGCCCCCCTGGTGCAAATGATGCACCATCATACCCGGCACCAATGCCGTATCACCAACATCCAGGGCAGCCTTTTTTTTACCCTGTTCTCCAAAATCCGATGATGCTACACGACTATCCATACCAGCCTTTTGCTGTTCCGGTCCCAAATCGTGACCCAAATGTTGGCAAGTCTGGATTCGAAAATGCTACACCTCCTTTTGTTTCAGTTGATCAAGTTGGTGGCAATGAAGGTAACAGGCCAATGCCTCCACAGACAAGAGGAGACCCTCATGCTTGGCGTCCTGCTGTTGGTACTCATGGTGCTAGGCCCCATTCTGGCGTTGAAGGCCGTGGACATTTTAACCACAATTGGCATAATCCCCGGGCATTTGGTACGAGTGAAAACCCAAGTGTACCACATGGTGTTGGGCCAAGAACTTTTGTCAGACCAATGGCTCATCTGCCCCCTACTCTTGGGTACATGAATGGGCCGTCGTTCCCTG GGCCTATGCCTCCCATGTATTATTACATGCCTGCTCCACCCATGGAGGCAATGAGAGGTCCACCACGTTTTGTCCAAAATCAACCAGCTCCTCCACCTGTTTTATCTCCTGAAGCGGCTGAGTTAAGAGCTAAAATATTAACTCAAGTGGAGTACTACTTTAG TGATACTAATCTGGATCGTGATGGTTTCTTGAAATCTCTAATGGACGATCATGGCTGGGTTGCAATTTCAAAAGTTGCAGACTTCAATAGA CTGAAGAGAATTACGACGGATGTCCATCTCATCGTAGATGCATTGGCAAGCTCAAGTCTTCTAGAAGTTCAG GATGACAAGATAAGGAGGCGCTCTGATTGGTCAAAGTGGGTTTCTTTATCTGGAACATCTGTTCAGAGTCCATCATCTACTGCCAGTATGGATAATACCATGGTTGAGAGCAATACTGGCAGCTTCTCAAATCAGGATGCTTATTCTGAAGATCAAAAGAGCCAGCCTCATCCTCAAGATATTAAAAGCAACATAAATGTTATTGGTACTGACGCAATAGTTCCTGATGAACAGCTACGTAACAATGTACATAGCTCTTCATTGAATAAGAACTTCTCTGCCATCGCTATTGGTGGAAAGCCCAAGAGCATTTGCACATCCTCTGTGAATTCACGCACACATGAAGCTTCTTTTAGAACTGGTGATGTTAAAGTTCGGAAAGTAAACACAAAGATGAAAGTACCTGATTCTCAAAGCAAAAGAGGTTTCTGTAATGATTTGCAAAATGAATCCCCTAGCTTCAGTGGGGATCAAAGCACATTCATGCTTGATGAGGAACTAGAATTGGAACATGCGGAACATTCACGCGATGATATCTATTCACACAAAAG ggttgatgatgaggatgacgatTTTTTTGTTGACGACCAAGAAGTGAATAGGCTAATAATCGTTACGCAG GATACTAGATCAGAAAAGGACGACAGAACTTCCTCTAGTATATCTCAAGCATTTTCAACAGAGGAAGCATCAAAAATAAATGATGCCTTATATTATTATGAG AGTGTACATGATCGGCACACTAATAATCAGAGGAGTTCCCAGGCTGATGCTGCAGACATggattctaaatctggtggagcaAAAGGGAACCATGTTAGCATTGGAACTAATGGTATTGAAGAAGGTGGACAACCTATCCCGCGTAGGCGGCAAAATAAAGGCAATAGGAAGACGCACACCTCACATAAACAGAGGTTCTTTGCTGGTAATTTTGCGACTAGTCCCAATAGCAGATCTCACTATGGTGGTATATCAGAAAGCCCCCCAAGCAATTCAattggatatttctatggatctaCTCCAGAAAATCACAG CTATAGAAGTTCAAAGCTGAGCTCGTCTCCTCATGGAATTCCAACTGGGAGCTCACCTATTGGTTCCGTGCCTAAATCTTTCCCACCGTTTCAGCACCCAAGTCATCAGCTACTGGAGAAAAATAAATTCCAACAACAAAG GTACAATAAGTTCAAAAATCGATGCATCGCTGAACGTAAGAAGTTAGGAATCGGGTTGAGCGAG GAAATGAATTCGCTCTATCGTTTTTGGTCATACTATCTGAGAGAGAGTTTTAATGAAGATATGTACAAGCATTTTAAGAACTTCGCAGTAGATGATGCAACAGCAAGTTACAGATATGGACTTGAGTGTCTCTTCAGATTTTATAG TTATGGTTTGGAAAAGAACTTCCAGCGTAATGTATATGAAGATTTTGAGCAGCTGACACTTGAGTTCTACCAGAAGGGTGATCTTTATGGACTTGAAAAATACTG GGCGTTTCATCATTTCCGAAAGCAGGATAGCAGCCCAATAAATAAGCATCCAGAGTTGGAGAGGCTCCTAAAGGAGGAGTTCCGAACCATCGAGGACTTCAAGGCACGGCGTGCGGCACAGAAAGAAGCCGGTGTTAGTAGCAGCAAGAGTGGAGCGGTGGCAAGCCATAGCAAGGCTGAGGCTAAGTAG